One window of Tenacibaculum maritimum NCIMB 2154 genomic DNA carries:
- a CDS encoding DUF2851 family protein — MKEDFLHYIWKYKLLPLKKLVTLDGCTLTILKEGTYNTNAGPDFLNVHLRIDGQVWVGNVEIHVKSLDWYLHNHEKDKNYEAVILHVVWEYNGDVFMKNNRCLPTLELKNIIDEQRIENYQNLFSKKRDWIPCGRQIRTVSPFVLSNWLERLYFERLESKSRKIKGLLKASNKDYEAVLFQLLTKNFGLKVNKDAFLNLGKSLAFTVVRRESFNEKSLSALLFGQGGFLEDDKVENEYYSSLKKEYQYLKHKYSLNSIGNHQFEFFRMRPNNFPTIRIAQLVSLYHAHQGLFSKLMKFSRIEMLYEIFDVEINDFWKKHYTFRTTSKSSRKKITKQFIDLLIINTLVPLKFVLGKDRGEEELRGIAMLMQLKAETNNIVDKFKELLVVPKNALESQALLELYNNYCKKKRCLNCAVGNDLIKKLLKDE, encoded by the coding sequence ATGAAAGAAGATTTTCTACATTATATATGGAAGTATAAATTGTTGCCCTTAAAAAAGCTGGTGACACTTGATGGATGTACATTGACAATTCTTAAGGAAGGGACGTATAATACAAATGCAGGGCCAGATTTTTTAAATGTACATTTGAGAATAGATGGTCAGGTTTGGGTAGGAAATGTTGAGATACATGTAAAATCATTAGATTGGTATTTGCATAATCATGAAAAAGATAAAAACTATGAAGCAGTTATATTGCATGTAGTTTGGGAATATAATGGAGATGTTTTTATGAAAAATAATAGGTGCTTGCCTACCTTGGAATTGAAAAATATAATTGATGAACAACGTATTGAAAATTATCAAAATTTATTTTCTAAAAAGCGTGATTGGATTCCTTGTGGTAGGCAAATAAGAACGGTATCCCCTTTTGTGTTAAGTAATTGGTTAGAACGATTATATTTTGAGCGATTAGAAAGTAAGTCAAGAAAAATAAAAGGGTTATTAAAAGCATCTAATAAAGATTATGAGGCAGTACTGTTTCAGTTGCTCACTAAAAATTTTGGATTAAAAGTGAATAAAGACGCGTTTTTAAATTTAGGGAAATCTTTAGCGTTTACAGTAGTCAGAAGGGAGTCGTTTAATGAAAAAAGTTTATCGGCATTGCTGTTTGGTCAAGGAGGTTTTTTAGAAGATGATAAGGTGGAAAATGAGTATTATTCTTCACTAAAAAAAGAATACCAATATTTAAAGCATAAATATAGTTTAAATAGCATAGGAAATCATCAGTTTGAATTCTTTAGAATGCGTCCGAATAATTTTCCTACAATAAGAATTGCTCAGTTGGTGTCATTATATCATGCGCATCAAGGTTTGTTTTCAAAGCTAATGAAGTTCAGCAGAATAGAAATGCTCTATGAAATTTTTGATGTAGAGATCAATGATTTTTGGAAGAAGCATTATACGTTTAGAACGACTTCGAAAAGTTCTAGAAAAAAAATAACAAAGCAATTTATAGATTTATTAATAATTAATACACTTGTGCCGTTAAAGTTTGTGCTTGGAAAAGATAGAGGAGAAGAAGAGTTAAGAGGAATAGCTATGTTAATGCAGTTGAAAGCAGAGACAAACAATATTGTTGATAAGTTTAAAGAACTGTTAGTAGTTCCTAAGAATGCTCTTGAATCGCAAGCTTTATTAGAGCTATACAATAATTATTGTAAGAAGAAAAGGTGCCTAAACTGTGCTGTAGGGAATGATTTAATAAAAAAACTTCTTAAGGATGAATAA
- a CDS encoding SH3 domain-containing protein, producing MKRVFIAIMSVAIFITSCDKGNTSKKTSEKRIEKEVEKEDPIDEKKSRKSSAAICLLDRLSVRETPEPKGKWLTSMSLGEKVMLLGEETTEPKTKKLYYKVKLSDGKKGWTPARFLAVSEKVGVMLEEASVYKRPELLTKTDKKYSVMDIIAVVENQNDWLKVKGKRAKGKYIEEGWIKSSNFSESAVDIAMAKFANMALGKETMTERIKALEEVLENNDLSSSAFVDILRAKVRDYESKNTSLIEDDKELLNDD from the coding sequence ATGAAAAGAGTATTTATTGCTATCATGTCTGTGGCTATTTTTATTACAAGTTGTGATAAAGGTAACACTTCAAAGAAAACAAGTGAAAAACGAATTGAAAAAGAAGTTGAAAAAGAAGATCCAATTGATGAAAAAAAATCAAGAAAAAGCTCGGCTGCTATTTGCTTACTAGATAGGTTGTCTGTTCGAGAAACTCCAGAACCTAAAGGAAAATGGCTAACCTCAATGAGTTTAGGGGAAAAGGTGATGTTGTTGGGAGAAGAAACTACCGAGCCTAAAACTAAGAAACTATACTATAAAGTAAAATTGAGTGATGGGAAAAAAGGTTGGACTCCAGCAAGATTTTTAGCTGTTAGTGAAAAAGTAGGCGTAATGTTAGAAGAAGCAAGTGTTTATAAACGACCAGAATTGCTTACAAAAACAGATAAAAAATATAGTGTAATGGATATTATTGCTGTGGTAGAGAATCAAAATGATTGGCTAAAGGTAAAAGGAAAGAGGGCTAAAGGAAAGTATATAGAAGAAGGGTGGATAAAATCGTCTAATTTTTCAGAATCAGCTGTTGATATTGCAATGGCTAAATTTGCAAATATGGCACTTGGAAAAGAAACTATGACAGAGCGAATAAAAGCATTAGAAGAAGTACTAGAAAACAACGATTTATCAAGCTCAGCTTTTGTTGATATTTTAAGAGCAAAAGTAAGAGATTATGAGTCGAAAAATACTTCGCTTATAGAGGATGATAAGGAGCTTCTTAATGATGATTAG
- the uvrA gene encoding excinuclease ABC subunit UvrA, whose product MKEQEYIEVYGARAHNLKNIDVKIPREKLVVITGLSGSGKSSLAFDTIYAEGQRRYIETFSAYARQFLGGLERPDVDKIEGLSPVISIEQKTTNKSPRSTVGTITEIYDFLRLLFSRASEAYSFNTGEKMISYSDEQIKNLILKEFTHKKVAVLAPLIKSRKGHYRELFEQISKQGFVRVRVDGKIREIEKGMRLDRYKTHDIEVVIDRLLIDETAEKRLEETIKTALYTGNNILMVIDVDDEKPRYFSRELMCPTSGIAYPNPEPNTFSFNSPKGACPNCNGLGITNEVNKHKIIPDHRISIKKGGIVPLGEQKNSWIFKQLQNIAERYQFKLTDPIEEIPKKAIHIILHGGNEKFEISSKDLGVTRNYEIDFEGIISFIKNQYNSAESSSIKRWAKNFMDEVSCTTCDGKRLKKEALHFKILDKNISDLAQMDVVDLANWFKNIDKKLSQKQLVIASEILKEIKTRIQFLVDVGLDYLTIDRTSKSLSGGEAQRIRLATQIGSQLVGVLYILDEPSIGLHQRDNEKLIQSLIKLRDVGNSVLVVEHDKDMIEQADFVLDIGPGAGRYGGTIVSEGSFNDLKKHNTLTADYLTNRKAIEIPPKRRRGNGNSIQLKGASGNNLKNVSVEFPLGKMICVTGVSGSGKSTLINETLYPILNAHIYRGVKKPMPYKKIEGLEHIDKIIDIDQSPIGRTPRSNPATYTGTFGEIRSLFAKTPEAAIRGYKPGRFSFNVKGGRCETCQGGGVRVIEMNFLPDVHVECETCQGKRFNRETLEIRYKGKSIADVLEMTINEATDFFEHIPKIFRKLKTIKDVGLGYITLGQQSTTLSGGEAQRIKLASELSKRDTGNTFYILDEPTTGLHFEDIRVLMEVLNKLTDKGNTVLIIEHNLDVIKLADHIIDIGMEGGKNGGQVLCTGTPEQIIKHKTSYTAKFLKKELL is encoded by the coding sequence TTGAAAGAACAAGAATATATAGAAGTTTACGGAGCTAGGGCTCATAATTTAAAAAATATTGATGTAAAAATTCCTCGTGAGAAACTTGTTGTTATCACCGGACTTAGTGGGAGTGGCAAATCATCATTAGCTTTTGATACTATTTATGCAGAAGGGCAACGACGTTATATTGAAACTTTTTCTGCCTATGCACGTCAATTTCTAGGAGGACTGGAACGCCCCGATGTGGACAAAATAGAAGGGTTATCTCCTGTTATTTCTATTGAACAAAAAACAACTAATAAAAGTCCTAGATCTACTGTTGGAACTATTACAGAAATATATGATTTCCTTCGATTACTTTTTTCTCGTGCTTCAGAAGCTTACTCCTTTAATACTGGAGAAAAAATGATTAGCTATTCTGATGAACAAATTAAAAACTTAATATTAAAAGAATTTACTCATAAAAAAGTTGCTGTTCTAGCCCCCTTAATTAAATCGAGGAAAGGGCATTATCGAGAACTATTTGAACAAATTTCAAAACAAGGTTTCGTTCGTGTTCGTGTAGATGGAAAAATTAGAGAAATTGAAAAAGGAATGCGTTTAGATCGATATAAAACGCACGATATTGAAGTAGTTATAGACCGTTTATTAATTGATGAAACCGCTGAAAAAAGATTAGAAGAAACCATTAAAACAGCCCTTTATACAGGAAATAATATCTTGATGGTAATTGATGTTGATGATGAAAAACCTAGGTATTTCAGTAGAGAGCTAATGTGCCCTACTTCTGGTATTGCTTATCCTAATCCTGAACCGAATACTTTTTCTTTTAATTCTCCGAAAGGTGCTTGCCCTAATTGTAATGGACTTGGTATTACTAATGAAGTAAACAAACATAAAATAATTCCCGATCATCGTATTTCTATTAAAAAAGGAGGAATTGTTCCGCTAGGAGAGCAAAAAAATAGCTGGATTTTTAAACAGTTACAAAATATTGCCGAGCGATACCAATTCAAATTAACTGACCCGATAGAAGAAATTCCTAAAAAAGCGATTCATATAATTTTACATGGGGGAAATGAAAAATTTGAAATTTCTTCTAAAGACCTAGGTGTTACTAGAAATTATGAAATTGACTTTGAAGGAATTATTTCTTTTATAAAAAACCAATACAATAGTGCTGAAAGCTCTTCTATCAAACGCTGGGCAAAAAACTTTATGGACGAAGTTTCATGTACAACCTGTGATGGAAAAAGATTAAAAAAAGAGGCACTCCATTTCAAAATTCTAGATAAAAACATTAGTGATTTAGCGCAAATGGATGTTGTTGATCTTGCCAACTGGTTTAAAAATATTGACAAGAAATTGTCTCAAAAACAACTGGTCATTGCTTCCGAAATATTAAAGGAAATCAAAACTAGAATTCAATTCTTAGTAGATGTTGGACTTGATTATTTAACTATTGATAGAACTTCTAAATCCTTATCAGGAGGTGAAGCACAACGCATTCGATTAGCTACGCAAATTGGCTCTCAATTAGTTGGTGTGCTTTATATACTAGATGAGCCTAGTATTGGATTGCATCAACGTGATAACGAAAAACTTATTCAATCTTTAATAAAATTAAGAGATGTTGGAAATTCTGTTTTAGTGGTAGAACACGACAAAGATATGATTGAGCAGGCAGATTTTGTCTTGGATATTGGTCCTGGTGCAGGACGCTATGGAGGAACCATTGTTAGCGAGGGCTCTTTTAATGATCTTAAAAAACACAATACACTTACTGCTGATTACTTAACCAATAGAAAAGCTATTGAGATTCCACCAAAAAGAAGAAGAGGGAATGGAAATTCTATACAATTAAAAGGAGCTAGTGGTAATAATTTAAAAAATGTATCTGTTGAATTTCCTTTGGGTAAAATGATTTGTGTTACAGGAGTTTCTGGCAGTGGTAAATCTACTTTAATCAATGAAACACTCTACCCTATTTTAAATGCGCATATTTACAGAGGCGTAAAAAAGCCCATGCCTTATAAAAAAATTGAAGGGCTAGAACACATCGATAAAATAATTGATATTGACCAATCTCCAATAGGAAGAACTCCAAGATCAAACCCCGCTACTTATACTGGTACTTTTGGCGAAATTAGAAGCTTATTTGCAAAAACTCCTGAAGCTGCCATTAGAGGATACAAGCCTGGACGATTTAGCTTTAATGTAAAAGGAGGTCGTTGCGAAACTTGTCAAGGAGGCGGTGTACGCGTTATTGAAATGAACTTCTTACCTGATGTTCATGTTGAGTGTGAAACTTGCCAAGGAAAACGGTTTAATAGAGAAACCCTAGAAATTAGATATAAAGGAAAATCTATAGCTGATGTATTAGAAATGACAATTAATGAGGCCACTGACTTTTTTGAACACATTCCTAAAATTTTCAGAAAACTAAAAACAATTAAAGATGTTGGATTAGGATATATCACACTAGGGCAACAATCTACAACTTTATCAGGAGGAGAAGCGCAACGTATCAAGCTAGCTTCTGAGCTTTCTAAACGAGATACTGGAAACACTTTTTATATCTTAGACGAACCTACTACAGGACTTCATTTTGAAGATATCCGTGTTTTAATGGAGGTCTTAAATAAATTAACAGACAAAGGAAATACTGTTTTAATTATAGAACATAACTTAGATGTAATAAAACTTGCAGACCACATTATTGATATCGGAATGGAAGGCGGCAAAAACGGAGGACAAGTATTATGTACAGGAACTCCTGAGCAAATTATTAAACATAAAACAAGTTACACTGCAAAGTTTCTAAAAAAAGAACTACTTTAG
- a CDS encoding gluzincin family metallopeptidase: MTSIAQENNINLNAYLDTKKEVLKTQQTIVFFNKTSIPHNTIFLHNWANSYKNNNTPLAKRFINDYSNAFYFSKEQERGSTTIHNLTVDHAPVSFTELKGHQDIIKILLNQPLVPNDSIKITLTYTQKIPSARFTGYGKTKTGYHLRFWYFSPAIYHQNQWQLMSNLNMDDLYMDIANYSIEIVTPKKYLLESNLYKYLTKNKHQNNYFLIGQQKKDIIINIDSIQRFKTFKTKKISVKTDIFNPEISSQNTSKIITKGIRFIEQFLGKYPHKELFIDRNTINKNTIHSVFKIPKFLKPFPENFQWEIEFFQALSTKYLENILLLNKRKDYWFIDGLQTFLMMEYINQHYPDLKILGKYANIWGVKTLHLSKLRYNDKYPFVYQFSARKFYDQALTTPADSLSNFNRKIVSKYKAGLGFKYLQSFIGDSILKKSLKLFYSKEHLKISNSQKFAQILQSKTTKDLQWFFGDYLHTTKKIDYKIKKVIPIFNEDSLLVTIKNKRNITAPIMLYGIQNKRIKFKQWITGVDTTKTFKIYKGNFNKLVLNYEQIYPEHNLLNNWKNINTRLLNKPIQFKLLKDIEDPYYNQIFLSPNFKYNFYDGFILGARFHNKPILARNFEFSLAPNYGFKSTSLTGGFSMGYNQYFEKSNIYKIRYGLSGSNYHYTQNLAYNSFTPFMSIQFKRNSLRDVGSKSLTARLIHINKEIPFDATPKESDRYNILNFRYIYNKPDIIRRFQYAINLEFANDFSKISTDIRYRKQTSLNRSLDLRFYGGIFLQNNTKSNYFSFGLGRGSDYLFEQNLFGRSESSGIFSQQYVISDGGFKSSFSNNMANQFLFSTNTSIGIWHWVEFYNDFATYKNSGQKINFAYENGVRLNFIPNILEFYFPLYTNQGWEIKQYAYPTKIRFVITTNISAIYNFIRRGFL, from the coding sequence TTGACTTCAATAGCACAAGAAAATAACATAAACTTAAATGCTTATTTAGACACGAAAAAAGAGGTGCTAAAAACTCAGCAAACAATTGTTTTTTTTAATAAAACTTCTATTCCGCACAATACGATTTTCCTACATAACTGGGCAAATAGCTATAAAAATAACAATACCCCTTTAGCAAAAAGATTTATCAATGATTACAGCAATGCTTTTTATTTCTCAAAAGAACAAGAAAGAGGAAGTACTACCATTCATAATCTTACTGTTGATCACGCCCCAGTTTCTTTCACGGAACTAAAAGGGCATCAAGACATTATTAAAATATTATTAAACCAACCACTAGTTCCAAACGACAGTATTAAAATCACCTTAACTTACACTCAAAAAATACCAAGCGCTCGCTTTACTGGATATGGAAAAACAAAAACAGGATACCACTTACGTTTCTGGTATTTCTCTCCTGCCATTTATCACCAAAACCAATGGCAACTCATGAGTAATCTTAACATGGATGACCTATATATGGATATTGCTAATTATAGCATCGAAATAGTGACACCTAAAAAATACCTTCTTGAAAGTAATTTATATAAATATCTTACTAAAAACAAACATCAAAACAACTATTTCTTAATAGGCCAACAAAAAAAAGACATCATCATAAACATCGATTCCATCCAACGATTTAAAACCTTTAAAACCAAAAAAATAAGTGTTAAAACAGATATTTTCAACCCAGAAATATCTTCACAAAATACTTCTAAAATTATAACTAAAGGAATTCGTTTCATTGAACAGTTTTTAGGGAAATACCCGCATAAAGAACTTTTTATAGATAGAAATACCATCAATAAAAACACCATTCACAGCGTTTTTAAAATCCCTAAATTCTTAAAACCTTTTCCTGAAAATTTTCAATGGGAAATAGAATTCTTTCAAGCTTTAAGCACTAAATATCTTGAAAACATATTGCTCCTTAATAAAAGAAAAGATTACTGGTTTATTGATGGTTTACAAACTTTTTTAATGATGGAATATATCAATCAACACTATCCCGATTTAAAAATTTTAGGAAAATACGCAAACATATGGGGCGTTAAAACATTGCACCTTTCTAAACTAAGATACAATGATAAATATCCTTTTGTATATCAATTTAGCGCTCGAAAGTTTTACGACCAAGCACTAACTACTCCTGCAGATTCTTTATCTAATTTCAACAGAAAAATTGTGAGTAAGTATAAAGCTGGTTTAGGATTTAAATACCTACAAAGTTTCATTGGCGATAGTATTCTAAAAAAATCGCTAAAACTCTTTTACTCAAAAGAGCACCTAAAGATAAGTAATAGCCAAAAATTTGCACAGATTCTTCAATCAAAAACAACTAAAGATTTACAGTGGTTTTTTGGAGACTATCTTCATACCACTAAGAAAATTGATTATAAAATCAAAAAGGTTATTCCTATTTTTAATGAAGACTCATTATTAGTTACTATAAAAAACAAGCGCAATATAACAGCCCCTATAATGCTATATGGCATCCAAAATAAACGAATAAAATTTAAACAATGGATTACTGGTGTAGATACTACTAAAACATTCAAAATATACAAAGGTAACTTTAACAAACTTGTTTTGAATTATGAACAAATATACCCTGAGCATAATTTGTTAAATAATTGGAAAAATATAAACACCCGTCTTTTAAACAAACCTATTCAGTTTAAACTTTTAAAAGACATAGAAGATCCTTATTACAATCAAATATTTCTATCCCCTAATTTTAAATATAATTTTTACGATGGCTTTATCTTAGGAGCTCGCTTTCATAATAAACCCATACTCGCTCGCAACTTTGAGTTTTCCTTAGCTCCTAATTATGGTTTTAAAAGTACTTCACTTACTGGAGGTTTTTCTATGGGATATAATCAATATTTCGAAAAAAGCAACATTTACAAAATAAGATATGGGCTCAGTGGAAGTAATTATCATTATACCCAAAACCTTGCTTATAATTCCTTTACCCCTTTTATGAGCATACAATTTAAGAGAAATAGCTTAAGAGATGTGGGAAGCAAATCACTTACCGCTCGTCTGATACATATTAATAAGGAAATTCCTTTTGACGCAACTCCTAAAGAAAGTGACCGTTATAACATTTTAAATTTCAGATACATCTATAATAAACCCGATATTATTCGACGTTTTCAATATGCTATAAATCTTGAATTTGCGAATGATTTCTCTAAAATATCAACTGATATTAGATATCGGAAACAAACCTCTCTTAATAGAAGTTTGGACCTTCGATTTTATGGAGGCATATTCTTACAAAACAATACTAAAAGCAATTATTTTAGCTTTGGGTTAGGTAGAGGGTCTGACTATTTATTTGAACAAAACTTATTCGGACGTTCGGAGTCATCTGGAATTTTTAGCCAACAATATGTTATTTCTGATGGAGGGTTTAAATCTTCCTTTAGTAATAATATGGCAAACCAGTTTTTATTTTCAACAAACACAAGCATTGGCATATGGCATTGGGTAGAGTTTTATAATGACTTTGCTACTTATAAAAATAGTGGTCAAAAAATAAATTTCGCTTACGAAAATGGAGTTCGCTTAAACTTTATTCCAAATATCCTCGAATTTTATTTCCCGCTATACACCAATCAAGGGTGGGAAATCAAGCAATATGCTTACCCTACTAAAATCCGTTTTGTAATTACAACAAATATCTCTGCTATTTATAACTTTATTCGCAGGGGTTTCTTATAA
- a CDS encoding LOG family protein, whose product MTNDDRKIREKLQQKTWNEIKTNDSWAIFKIMAEFVDGYERLSKIGPCVSIFGSARTKPDHEYYQLAEEVAYKLTQNGFGVITGGGPGIMEAGNKGAHRGKGTSVGLNIELPFEQHDNPWIDSGKSLDFDYFFVRKVMFVKYSQGFVVMPGGFGTMDELFEAITLIQTKKIGRFPIVLVGKKFWSGLIDWIKNTLIEEGNISEEDLKLFRVVDTADEAIDHLNKFYAKYKLKPNF is encoded by the coding sequence ATGACGAATGATGATAGAAAAATCAGAGAAAAATTACAACAAAAAACTTGGAATGAAATAAAAACAAACGATTCATGGGCTATTTTTAAAATTATGGCTGAGTTTGTTGATGGTTATGAACGCTTAAGTAAAATAGGTCCTTGCGTATCTATTTTTGGTTCTGCTCGTACAAAACCAGATCATGAATACTATCAATTAGCGGAAGAAGTTGCTTATAAACTAACCCAAAATGGTTTTGGTGTCATCACTGGAGGAGGCCCTGGTATTATGGAAGCAGGTAACAAAGGTGCTCATAGAGGAAAAGGAACTTCTGTTGGTTTAAATATTGAACTACCTTTTGAACAACATGACAACCCATGGATAGATTCAGGAAAGAGTTTAGACTTTGACTATTTCTTCGTGCGTAAAGTGATGTTTGTAAAATATTCACAAGGTTTTGTAGTAATGCCTGGGGGCTTTGGAACGATGGATGAGTTATTTGAAGCTATCACGCTAATTCAAACTAAAAAAATTGGACGCTTTCCTATTGTTTTAGTTGGAAAAAAATTCTGGAGCGGACTAATCGACTGGATAAAAAATACGCTTATAGAAGAAGGAAACATTAGCGAAGAAGACTTGAAATTATTTAGAGTTGTTGATACCGCAGATGAAGCAATAGATCACTTGAATAAGTTCTATGCTAAATATAAGTTAAAGCCTAACTTCTAA
- a CDS encoding alpha-ketoacid dehydrogenase subunit alpha/beta yields the protein MAQDVVTPNSQRISFHDFRNEVLNDYKIARISRECSLLGRREVLTGKAKFGIFGDGKEVPQLAMAKAFQKGDFRSGYYRDQTFMMAIGELTAQQFFAGLYAHTSIEADPMSAGRQMGGHFATHSLDENGNWKNLTTQRNSSSDISPTAGQMPRLLGLAQASKIYRSVKGLENFTKFSINGNEIAWGTIGNASTSEGLFFETINAAGVLQVPMVMNVWDDEYGISVHAKHQTTKESISEILKGFQKDNDTNGYEIFVVNGWDYVQLVAIYAKAAKIAREQHIPVLIHVKELTQPQGHSTSGSHERYKSKERLQWEQEFDCISQMRQWILDFELQDEAGNVLKFVNSEEEIIAIEKNAKKEVSTAKRDAWNAFSNEIKAEATIALNLLERIISKSSNGSFITKLKNDLANISEPIRKDVLMTTRKALRYLKDEDFSEKIALQNFIKNSLKDAATKYSSHLLSETKSSPLNTKEILPTYASEKNLVDARIIMRDNFEAILKRYPEVLVFGEDAGYIGDVNQGLEGLQEKFGALRVADTGIREATILGQGIGMAMRGLRPIAEIQYLDYLLYALQIMSDDLATLRYRTFGKQKAPLIIRTRGHRLEGIWHAGSPMGAIINTLRGIHVLVPRNMTKAAGFYNTLLEGDDPALVVECLNGYRLKEELPTNLGNFTTPIGVVETIKEGEDITVVSYGSTLRIVEEAAKDLIQVGINIEIIDAQSLLPFDIKQDTVKSIMKTSRLLIVDEDVPGGASAYLLQEITEKQNAYRYLDSKPATLSAKAHRPAYGTDGDYFSKPSAEDIFEKIYEIMHEANPQKFKSLY from the coding sequence ATGGCACAAGACGTAGTTACTCCCAACTCTCAACGAATTTCTTTTCATGATTTTAGAAATGAAGTTTTAAATGACTATAAGATCGCTCGTATTAGTAGAGAATGTAGTTTGTTAGGTCGTAGAGAGGTTTTAACAGGTAAAGCAAAATTTGGAATCTTCGGAGATGGTAAAGAAGTACCTCAATTGGCAATGGCGAAAGCCTTTCAAAAAGGCGACTTTCGTTCAGGATATTATAGAGATCAGACCTTTATGATGGCTATAGGTGAATTGACTGCTCAGCAATTTTTTGCAGGGCTGTATGCACATACGAGTATTGAAGCAGATCCAATGTCTGCTGGTCGTCAAATGGGGGGACATTTTGCCACACATAGCTTAGATGAGAATGGAAATTGGAAAAATTTAACAACCCAACGGAATTCTAGTTCAGACATCTCTCCTACTGCTGGGCAAATGCCTCGTTTACTAGGACTTGCGCAAGCTTCAAAAATATATCGCAGTGTAAAAGGTTTGGAAAATTTTACAAAATTTTCTATTAATGGAAATGAAATAGCTTGGGGAACCATTGGTAATGCAAGTACTAGTGAAGGTTTATTTTTTGAAACTATAAATGCAGCAGGAGTTTTACAGGTACCTATGGTTATGAATGTTTGGGATGACGAATATGGTATTTCAGTACATGCAAAACATCAAACAACCAAAGAGAGTATTTCTGAAATATTAAAAGGGTTTCAAAAAGACAACGATACCAACGGGTATGAAATATTCGTCGTAAACGGCTGGGATTATGTGCAATTGGTAGCTATTTATGCCAAAGCAGCAAAAATTGCAAGAGAACAGCATATCCCCGTATTAATACACGTAAAAGAACTTACACAACCGCAAGGACACTCTACTTCTGGATCACATGAGCGTTATAAATCTAAAGAACGCTTGCAATGGGAACAAGAATTTGATTGTATCTCTCAAATGCGTCAGTGGATCTTAGATTTTGAATTGCAGGATGAAGCAGGAAACGTTTTAAAATTTGTAAACTCAGAAGAAGAAATCATCGCTATAGAAAAAAATGCAAAAAAAGAAGTGAGTACAGCTAAGCGAGATGCTTGGAATGCTTTTAGCAACGAAATAAAAGCTGAAGCTACTATTGCTCTGAATTTACTAGAGCGCATTATTTCTAAAAGTAGTAATGGCTCCTTTATTACTAAGTTGAAAAATGACTTAGCGAACATCTCTGAGCCTATCAGAAAAGATGTTTTAATGACAACACGTAAAGCATTAAGGTATTTGAAAGATGAAGATTTTTCAGAGAAGATAGCATTACAGAATTTTATAAAGAACTCTCTTAAAGATGCCGCTACAAAATATTCATCTCATTTATTAAGTGAAACAAAATCATCTCCTTTAAACACAAAAGAAATACTTCCTACCTATGCTTCAGAAAAAAATTTGGTAGATGCACGTATCATCATGCGCGATAATTTTGAGGCTATTTTAAAAAGGTACCCTGAAGTGTTAGTCTTTGGAGAAGATGCTGGATATATTGGTGATGTTAACCAAGGACTAGAAGGTCTTCAAGAAAAATTTGGAGCATTAAGAGTTGCCGATACAGGAATTCGTGAAGCAACCATCTTGGGGCAAGGTATCGGTATGGCAATGCGTGGACTACGTCCAATCGCTGAAATCCAATATTTGGATTATTTACTATACGCTTTACAAATTATGAGCGATGATTTGGCAACCTTACGTTATCGTACTTTTGGAAAACAAAAAGCCCCGTTAATTATTCGTACTCGCGGGCATCGTTTAGAAGGTATTTGGCATGCTGGATCTCCTATGGGAGCAATTATCAATACTCTTAGAGGTATTCATGTACTTGTTCCTCGAAATATGACCAAAGCTGCTGGTTTTTACAATACGCTTCTTGAAGGCGATGATCCTGCATTAGTTGTTGAATGTTTAAATGGGTATCGTTTAAAAGAAGAATTACCTACAAACTTAGGGAATTTCACAACACCTATAGGGGTTGTTGAAACAATAAAGGAAGGAGAAGACATTACTGTTGTTTCGTACGGTTCTACCTTAAGAATAGTGGAAGAAGCAGCCAAAGACTTAATTCAAGTAGGCATCAATATAGAAATTATTGATGCTCAAAGCTTATTGCCTTTTGATATAAAACAAGATACTGTAAAATCAATAATGAAGACAAGTCGCCTTTTAATTGTTGATGAAGATGTACCTGGAGGAGCTTCTGCCTATTTACTACAAGAAATTACTGAAAAACAAAATGCATATCGCTATCTTGATAGTAAACCTGCTACTCTAAGTGCTAAAGCACATCGACCAGCTTATGGAACTGATGGTGATTATTTTTCAAAACCATCTGCTGAAGATATTTTTGAAAAAATATATGAGATAATGCACGAAGCCAATCCTCAAAAATTTAAAAGCTTGTACTAA